GGCAACGACGACGGACAGTGTGAAGATGGCACAGATTGTGCCGGACATCTGTCCGAGGGAAAAAGAGTTTGCGGAGATGATGGATGAGATAAGAGAGGACCTTGTGCGCATTGTGCACGGAGATCCACAGAAACATACGGCGGTGCTGTTCTGCGGTTCCGGGACGATCAGCATGGACGTCTGTCTGAACTCGCTGCTGCCTGCGGGCAAAAAAGCGCTGATTATCAATAACGGGGCATACAGTCAGAGGGCGGTGGAGATCTGCAGGTACTACGGACTGGAGCATACGGAGCTGGCATTTTCCTATGATGAACTGCCGGATTTGATGATGGTTGAGGAGACGCTGGCGGCAGATCCACAGATTGCGCTCGTCTATACGACTCACAATGAGACGGGGACGGGACTCTTGAATCCGATCAGAGAGATCGGGGAGATCGCACATCGTTACCAGGCGGTGTTCGTTGTAGACACGACTTCCTCTTATGCGATGATACCGATTGACATCGAGAAAGATGAGATAGACTTCTGCATGGCATCGGCGCAGAAAGGCATTATGGGGATGACCGGTCTTTCCTATGTCATCGGGAACCGCAGCCTGATCGAGCAGTCTGCGGCATATCCGAAGCGGTCTTATTACTGCAACCTGTATCTGCAGTACGACTATTTCGAGAGGACCGGGGAGATGCACTTCACCCCGCCGGTACAGACCATATATGCAGCCAGACAGGCGCTGCGAGAGTATTGGGAAGAAGGGGAGACAGAGAAATGGCGTCGGCACGGGCGTGTTTTTGAGGCCATTCATAAAGGGATCGCGGAGCTGGGATTCCACTGTCTGATTGACCGGAAGCTGCAGTCCGGTCTGGTCGTGGCCGTCCGCTATCCGGATGATCCGGCCTGGGACTTTGAACGGGTACACGACTATTGCTATGAACGGGGATTTACGATCTACCCGGGGAAGATCGCAGGGATGGATTCGTTCCGTCTGTGTGCATTGGGCGCCATAGACGAAAGTGACATCAGAGAATTTTTTACAGTCTTTGCGGAGGCACTGCGGTCGCTGCATATACAGGTTCCGGTCAGCTATAAAGATGTGTGACAAGGGAGAGCAATCAGGAATGATTGGCAATGAGGGAAAATAGAATGAAGAAACAGGAGATTGCGATCGTCATGGCGGCGGGACTTGGCAGCCGGATGGGCGCGCTGACAGAAAAGACGCCGAAGCCGCTGGTTCAGGTCGGCGGGGTCCCTCTGATCGAAACGATTATCAAAGGCCTGGAGAGACGCGGCGTTGGCCATATCTATATTGTAACCGGTTATCTGTGCGAACAGTTTGGGTACCTGCCGGAGAAATATGATAACGTGTCGCTGATAGAAAACGGAGAATACAGGACGAAGAACAACATTTCGTCTCTGTATGCAGCGGGGGAAGTGCTCGGCAGTGCGGACTGCTTTATCTGTGAGGCTGATCTGTATGTGGCGGATGCGGATATTTTTCAGAGAGCCGGTGCGTCATCGTGTTATTTCGGCAAGATAGTTAGCGGGTATTCGCCGGACTGGGTCTTTACTGTGGAGAATGGACGGATCGTGCGGATCGGCAAAGGGGCGGAGAATGCTTACAATATGGTGGGTATCTCTTACTGGAAACGGGAAGATGCGGAACTGATCCGCAGGGAGATCGTCAGAGCTTATCAGATGAAAGGGCATGAAACACTGTTCTGGGATGAGATTGCGGACAGGCTGCTGGACAAAATGGATGTCCGAATCTGTGAGGTGCCTGCAGAGAGTATCCATGAGGTGGACACAGAAGCGGAGTTACGTGATCTTGAATTTGCAGTTACTGTTGACCAAACCTGAAACCGATGGGTATTGGGACAATCAGTCCGTATACGACTGCTATCTGCGAAAACAATGATATGAGAAGGAGCCGGTAAATGAAGAACGTCTACATATTCGGTGTCGGAAAAGGTAAGGAGACCGTCAGGGAATACCTGATCGAAGACAATGTGAGACTGCTCGGTTATATCGATAATAATGCGCACAGATTCCCGGACGGCGTTGATGGGAAACGGGTGTACCGTCTGGAAGAGATTGCGGATGACTTTGATTATATCATCGTGTCGGTGATGCGTTACCAGTACATAGACGAACAGCTTTCGGATGCGGGTATCCGCAGGGACAGGATCATTCATTTTTTCTCGTATGACGATGCCATCAGGGAATCTTATTGGGTCGTGCTGAATAAAAATGGCTGGAGGCTGGAGGCGATGTCGTTTGAGTTTGAGAAAAAGACCCGGCCTTACAGTCAGAATATGATCTATGAGCTGGCGGACCCCCGGAGCAGACGGAAGATCGAATTCCCGAAGATTTCTCCGGCGCAGGAAGCGGTGGCGCTTGTCTGCCGGGAGCACAGATCACTTGTCCGTTTCGGAGACGGGGAATTTGAGCTGATGCGGATGAAGGTGAGGTCGAAATTCCAGTCGGCCAACGGGGAGCTGGCGGAGCGGATGAGAGAGATCCTGCGGTCGGACACAGAAGAGGTTCTCATTGCGATCGCAGACAATTACGGATCTCTCGACCGTTATACGGAGGCAGCCGCGGAGGACATCAGGGCATATATGACACCACAGACGAGAAGAGAACATATGGCTCTTCTGGACCTGGAGAAAACTTATTACGACGCCTATCTCTCCCGGCCCTATATGATCTATCGGGACAAAGAGGCGGCGGGCGGGAAATTTGAGGCGCTGCGGCAGATCTGGAGAGGCAGGGACGTTCTGATCGTGGAGGGCGGCCAGACGAGAATGGGAGTGGGAAATGATCTGCTTGCGGACGCACATTCGGTCAGAAGGATTCTGGGGCCCAGTGTAAACGCCTACGACAAATATGCACAGATTCTTGCCT
The sequence above is a segment of the Lachnospiraceae bacterium JLR.KK008 genome. Coding sequences within it:
- a CDS encoding GT-D fold domain-containing glycosyltransferase; this encodes MKNVYIFGVGKGKETVREYLIEDNVRLLGYIDNNAHRFPDGVDGKRVYRLEEIADDFDYIIVSVMRYQYIDEQLSDAGIRRDRIIHFFSYDDAIRESYWVVLNKNGWRLEAMSFEFEKKTRPYSQNMIYELADPRSRRKIEFPKISPAQEAVALVCREHRSLVRFGDGEFELMRMKVRSKFQSANGELAERMREILRSDTEEVLIAIADNYGSLDRYTEAAAEDIRAYMTPQTRREHMALLDLEKTYYDAYLSRPYMIYRDKEAAGGKFEALRQIWRGRDVLIVEGGQTRMGVGNDLLADAHSVRRILGPSVNAYDKYAQILACVKETAERGELILLALGATASVLAYDLACDGFWAVDIGHLDLEYEWYHAGLRERCDIPYKYVNEIYRGNQVCELPETLREDYEKQIVRDLS
- a CDS encoding 2-aminoethylphosphonate--pyruvate transaminase, which gives rise to MENRKIKRNVLLNPGPATTTDSVKMAQIVPDICPREKEFAEMMDEIREDLVRIVHGDPQKHTAVLFCGSGTISMDVCLNSLLPAGKKALIINNGAYSQRAVEICRYYGLEHTELAFSYDELPDLMMVEETLAADPQIALVYTTHNETGTGLLNPIREIGEIAHRYQAVFVVDTTSSYAMIPIDIEKDEIDFCMASAQKGIMGMTGLSYVIGNRSLIEQSAAYPKRSYYCNLYLQYDYFERTGEMHFTPPVQTIYAARQALREYWEEGETEKWRRHGRVFEAIHKGIAELGFHCLIDRKLQSGLVVAVRYPDDPAWDFERVHDYCYERGFTIYPGKIAGMDSFRLCALGAIDESDIREFFTVFAEALRSLHIQVPVSYKDV
- a CDS encoding NTP transferase domain-containing protein, encoding MRENRMKKQEIAIVMAAGLGSRMGALTEKTPKPLVQVGGVPLIETIIKGLERRGVGHIYIVTGYLCEQFGYLPEKYDNVSLIENGEYRTKNNISSLYAAGEVLGSADCFICEADLYVADADIFQRAGASSCYFGKIVSGYSPDWVFTVENGRIVRIGKGAENAYNMVGISYWKREDAELIRREIVRAYQMKGHETLFWDEIADRLLDKMDVRICEVPAESIHEVDTEAELRDLEFAVTVDQT